The genomic stretch GGGTCCTCGGCGTCGATACGGATAAAGTCGTATTCGCGGATCATCCGCCGGTATTCGCGGTGAATCCGTCCCTGGAAGATACGAAAGCTCTCATTGGGATCCGTGGAAAAACCCATGTCCATGCCGGCCTCGTGGTACTTGATGCGGGTGCGTCCGTCCAGAATCCGGCCCAGAGCGGTTTTGAGTGGAACATCGAAATAGAATGTCAGGTCGGGTTTCAGCGCGTAGCTGTAAAGTTTGCGGATCCAGGCGCGGTCGACGCCTCGCACCGCATCGCGCGCAAATGCCGTGAAGATGTAACGATCGGCGAGCACCAGATAGCCGGCCTTCAGCAACGGCAGGATCTGCCGCTCATAGCGGTCCGCGAAGTCCGTGCTATGGATCAACGAGAAAGTCGTTGAGGTCAGCAGCTGCCGTTTCTTTCCCTTTCTGGTCGCTTTTTTGACGATCGCCGACGAATTCCATTCGGTGAAGAAAACTTTATAGCCGTCGAGCTCGAGCCATCGTTTGAGCAGATATACCTGCGTGGATTTACCGGAGCCGTCCAGCCCCTCGACGGCAATGAGCTTTCCCGGAATTTCCTGTTTTTGCGCTTCAGTCATCAGCTTGCAACATCCTCCACAACGACGGTCGCATCAAAAACACTTTCGAAAAGGTCGCGCTTGGCCGCCAGCGCCCACTTTTCCAGCAGCATGTCGCCTTTGCCTTTCAGGCGGAATATAAAGCGCGGCCGTTTGTATTCGACTTCCACGCTTTCGACCGTCGAGGCGTGATCGTGGTCGAGCGCGTCCGCAAGACGCAGAATCGCCGCCAGCTGCGAAATGATGATCCGCTGTTTGGGCGCCAGATCCTCATACGGTTTGTGCTGCGTTTTAGGCGGCGACTTCCGGTGATACCGCGCGACATTGGCGACCATATCCATCTGCAGCGCTGTCAATCCGATCAACGGGCTGGACTGGATCAGATAAAAGGTATGTTTGTGATGGTTCGCGACGTTCACATAGTGGCCGATATCATGAAGAAGCGCCGCAACCTCCAGGATCAATCGCGCTTCGTCGTCCAGTCCATGGATCGGCTTCATCTGGTCGAAAATCTGCACAGCCAGTTTGCCGACAATGGCGCCGTGCTTCTCGTCGAAATAGTATTTGCGCCCCAGCCGCCGCGCCGACTCGATCACCTGGCCGCGGTACGACCGCTTTTCGCGGTCGCGAAGCTCGGAAATGCTTTCCAGCAGGACGCCGTCTTTCAGGCCGATTCCGGGAATTATCACTTCCGCGACGCCGGCTTCCTGGACGATTTTCTGCAGAACGATCGCCGCCGGTACGATGACATCCGCGCGGTCCGGTCTGAGCCGCAGTTGTTGTATCCGTTCATCGACCGTCATCCCGCGCAACTTCTTGACGAGGGATTTCAATTCGTCGACAGTGATCTTCTGGTTGTTATTTTTATCGAATAACTCTCTTCGAAGATCTCCCAGCGATTCGATGCTTCCGCCGGTGCCGATGCAGATATCGATCTTCTGGTTTCCGATCTCCTGCTTCAGACGCCGTTGTGTCGCATCGACATATTCGGTGACGAGCTGGTGGAATCGTTCCTCGCCGGCTTTTTCGTCAAGAATCTTGAGCAGACGGACGCTGCCCATCGAATAGCTTTCCGTACAGAGAACCGTCGTGTCGTCGGCGAGGACTACCTCAACGCTGCCTCCTCCGATGTCCACAAGCAGCGCCACTTTATTTTTCAGATTGATCGTCTGCTTGACCGCCTGGTGAATCAGCCTGGCTTCTTCCTCGCCGCCGATAATCGAGATCTCGATGCCGGTGGCTTTGGCTACGCTTTTCAGAAGGGAGTCCCGGTTTGTCGCCTCGCGCAAGGCGCTGGTGCCGATCGCTTTGACGTGCGTCACCGCCTGCTCGTCCAGTTTCTGCTTGAAATCGATGAAGGCCTGCAAAGCGCGGTCGATGGTTTGGGTCGAAATGGTGCCCTTGGTGAAGACGTCCTGCCCAAGCCGCACCGGTTCGCGGAGGTTGAATAGTGTCTGATATTCGCCGTTCGCTGTTACATTTGCGATCGCGAGGCGAATTGCATTGCTCCCGACATCGATCGCCGCAATGGTCGGCATGAACTTAACGGATCTCCTTCACGAAACCATCATTGTAGTACCTGATTGTTAAACTGTCGTTACGGATCTGGTCTGACGGCCGATGAAAAGGCCCGCAGTGAGCAGGGT from Terriglobia bacterium encodes the following:
- the tmk gene encoding dTMP kinase, coding for MTEAQKQEIPGKLIAVEGLDGSGKSTQVYLLKRWLELDGYKVFFTEWNSSAIVKKATRKGKKRQLLTSTTFSLIHSTDFADRYERQILPLLKAGYLVLADRYIFTAFARDAVRGVDRAWIRKLYSYALKPDLTFYFDVPLKTALGRILDGRTRIKYHEAGMDMGFSTDPNESFRIFQGRIHREYRRMIREYDFIRIDAEDPPDVQQTKVRDIVESRVDLPRYRWHGPMYPRHID
- a CDS encoding Ppx/GppA phosphatase family protein, whose product is MPTIAAIDVGSNAIRLAIANVTANGEYQTLFNLREPVRLGQDVFTKGTISTQTIDRALQAFIDFKQKLDEQAVTHVKAIGTSALREATNRDSLLKSVAKATGIEISIIGGEEEARLIHQAVKQTINLKNKVALLVDIGGGSVEVVLADDTTVLCTESYSMGSVRLLKILDEKAGEERFHQLVTEYVDATQRRLKQEIGNQKIDICIGTGGSIESLGDLRRELFDKNNNQKITVDELKSLVKKLRGMTVDERIQQLRLRPDRADVIVPAAIVLQKIVQEAGVAEVIIPGIGLKDGVLLESISELRDREKRSYRGQVIESARRLGRKYYFDEKHGAIVGKLAVQIFDQMKPIHGLDDEARLILEVAALLHDIGHYVNVANHHKHTFYLIQSSPLIGLTALQMDMVANVARYHRKSPPKTQHKPYEDLAPKQRIIISQLAAILRLADALDHDHASTVESVEVEYKRPRFIFRLKGKGDMLLEKWALAAKRDLFESVFDATVVVEDVAS